The Actinocatenispora sera genome has a window encoding:
- a CDS encoding O-antigen ligase family protein yields MSEYAALSRTAPLPAWPLVLMFGLVPVWWLTGAFYLVWPVFGLLLAGLLAARGGVRLPTGAPLWLLFCAIAALSLVEVDRVTEAATALLRLAFYLTALAVGVYAYTLARERGMAVLWLPLMLFWASLVALGWVGVLAPGLSLATPVERLLPHGLAAAPYVHDMVHASGAELRADGVSTLRPSAPFPYTNLWGSCFALLLPAVLAAVSGSRAPGVTSIRPGWPRRLLILSVPLALPPAFLTLNRGMFVSLGIGLVFVALRAVRRGRPRLLATIAVLAVAAAALTWFIPIDTLIAARTETSDSTADRLSLYGEVLHRIVDSPLLGFGAPTTVDTTSAPAPVGTQGQLWMVLYSNGIPALAVFLGWFLVTVRAGLRLRRPAGLWLSAVPLIALVQLPFYGLNYQNLSVLFLVAGAIAAAASPRVSRATVERVAPRLPVPAGSR; encoded by the coding sequence GTGTCTGAGTACGCCGCGCTGTCCCGCACCGCGCCGCTGCCGGCCTGGCCGCTGGTGCTGATGTTCGGGCTGGTACCGGTGTGGTGGCTGACCGGCGCGTTCTACCTGGTGTGGCCGGTGTTCGGGCTGCTGCTGGCCGGGTTGCTCGCGGCCCGCGGCGGGGTCCGGCTACCGACGGGCGCACCGCTCTGGCTGCTGTTCTGCGCGATCGCGGCGCTGAGCCTGGTGGAGGTCGACCGGGTCACCGAGGCGGCCACGGCGCTGCTGCGGCTGGCGTTCTACCTGACCGCGCTCGCGGTCGGTGTCTACGCGTACACGCTGGCCCGCGAGCGCGGGATGGCGGTGTTGTGGCTGCCGCTGATGCTGTTCTGGGCGTCGCTGGTGGCACTGGGCTGGGTCGGCGTGCTCGCCCCCGGCCTGTCGCTCGCCACCCCGGTCGAGCGGCTGCTGCCGCACGGGCTGGCCGCCGCGCCGTACGTGCACGACATGGTGCACGCCAGCGGCGCTGAGCTGCGCGCCGACGGGGTGTCGACGCTGCGCCCGTCCGCGCCGTTCCCGTACACGAACCTGTGGGGCAGCTGCTTCGCCCTGCTGCTGCCGGCGGTGCTGGCCGCCGTCTCCGGATCTCGCGCGCCGGGCGTGACGTCGATCCGGCCGGGCTGGCCGCGGCGGCTGCTGATCCTGTCCGTACCGCTGGCGCTGCCGCCGGCGTTCCTGACCCTCAACCGCGGCATGTTCGTCAGCCTCGGCATCGGGTTGGTGTTCGTGGCGCTGCGGGCGGTACGGCGGGGCCGGCCGCGGCTGCTCGCCACCATCGCCGTTCTGGCCGTCGCGGCGGCCGCGTTGACCTGGTTCATCCCGATCGACACGCTGATCGCCGCGCGCACCGAGACCAGCGACAGCACCGCCGACCGGCTCAGCCTGTACGGCGAGGTGCTGCACCGCATCGTCGACTCGCCGCTGCTCGGGTTCGGTGCGCCCACCACTGTCGACACCACCAGCGCGCCGGCCCCGGTCGGGACCCAGGGGCAGCTGTGGATGGTGCTGTACAGCAACGGGATCCCGGCGCTCGCGGTGTTCCTGGGCTGGTTCCTGGTCACGGTACGGGCCGGGCTGCGGCTGCGGCGCCCCGCCGGGCTGTGGCTGTCCGCGGTGCCGCTGATCGCGCTGGTACAGCTGCCGTTCTACGGCCTGAACTACCAGAACCTGTCCGTCCTGTTCCTCGTCGCGGGCGCGATCGCCGCGGCGGCCTCGCCCCGGGTGAGCCGGGCCACGGTCGAGCGCGTTGCGCCGCGCCTGCCGGTACCGGCGGGGTCGCGGTGA
- a CDS encoding glycosyltransferase family 2 protein has product MTAAQPPVSVVIATCDRPGKLERAVRAVLAQDYAGSVQCLVVYDGVEVRPLAVDVPPGRELVHLANARTKGLPGGRNTGCDAATGELLAFCDDDDCWQPDKLRRQVEALRADPDGTAVTCGVRLAGPGIDRDRPGPTRPVTLDDLLADRIMEVHPSTLLVPRSTVAAAGPVDEDIPGGYAEDYEWLLRIAALGPIAVVPAPLVVVEWHGGSFFFGRWTTIVEALRYLLDRHPEFARSKHGTARIRGQIAFALAASGRRREALRELRTVARLNPAEKRIAATMPVLAGLVSGERVLALAQSRGRGV; this is encoded by the coding sequence GTGACGGCGGCGCAGCCGCCGGTCAGCGTGGTCATCGCCACCTGCGACCGGCCCGGCAAGCTGGAACGCGCGGTCCGGGCCGTGCTCGCCCAGGACTACGCCGGCAGCGTGCAGTGCCTCGTCGTGTACGACGGGGTCGAGGTGCGGCCGCTCGCCGTCGACGTGCCGCCGGGCCGGGAGCTGGTGCACCTGGCCAACGCCCGCACGAAGGGGCTGCCCGGTGGCCGCAACACCGGCTGCGACGCCGCGACCGGCGAGTTGCTGGCGTTCTGCGACGACGACGACTGCTGGCAGCCGGACAAGCTGCGCCGCCAGGTCGAGGCGCTGCGCGCGGACCCGGACGGTACCGCGGTGACCTGCGGGGTGCGGCTGGCGGGGCCCGGCATCGACCGGGACCGCCCCGGCCCGACCCGGCCGGTCACCCTGGACGACCTGCTCGCGGACCGGATCATGGAGGTGCATCCGTCGACCCTGCTGGTGCCGCGCTCGACGGTGGCGGCGGCCGGGCCGGTCGACGAGGACATCCCGGGCGGGTACGCCGAGGACTACGAGTGGCTGCTGCGGATCGCCGCGCTGGGGCCGATCGCGGTGGTGCCGGCGCCGCTGGTGGTGGTCGAGTGGCACGGCGGGTCGTTCTTCTTCGGCCGCTGGACCACGATCGTCGAGGCGCTGCGCTACCTGCTCGACCGGCACCCGGAGTTCGCCCGCAGCAAGCACGGCACGGCCCGGATCCGTGGCCAGATCGCGTTCGCGCTGGCCGCGTCGGGCCGGCGCCGGGAGGCGCTGCGCGAGCTGCGCACCGTGGCCCGGCTCAACCCGGCGGAGAAGCGGATCGCCGCCACCATGCCGGTACTGGCGGGGCTGGTGTCGGGGGAGCGGGTGCTGGCGCTGGCGCAGTCGCGGGGCCGGGGTGTCTGA
- a CDS encoding Wzz/FepE/Etk N-terminal domain-containing protein: MSDRLGTRDIPRGDADSAAAPTMTLTQLLAVPRRRWRWVLACALLGVAAVAGYLTLLPARYTATAVVTVRAVVTDPFSYPGPGADRAVNMNVETGIATGSRVADAVAKATGRGRAAVDDALTVEVPVGGQVLRFEYVADSSADAIRGSNAAARAYLQVRRDDYRDQQRRRLAAYDATLKKLNGKLDSAEKAARRDGDLGQNGSTGNDTTRALNDQISTVTERRADVAAIDLTPGTLTSPAAAPVPSNHDRPLLFGLAGLLGGALLGAAVSFVRESTDRRVRGAADVPIATAAPLLGVVRRGNRTPARARHADVDHVALAVARLGADGRPVMLLSARDDEGRADLSADVAVALAGFGRDVFLGDVVGTGTELCARVRGASTGRPRDSVRVDPSADANTPTPERIAAQRATAGQRTGTDHATAEAAADLTDTVQLPAMRLAEGGIERAAVRVPVNGTPRRIVSIRPDSDDALTARPIPVVPVGKGTVAVGPAGAAPDDAGLVLLDAPPLDDDARGVRMLADAAAVLVAVPHRTRLAELRRAADRLAAAGCPVSGVVLVRGRP; this comes from the coding sequence ATGTCTGATCGACTGGGCACCCGCGACATCCCCCGCGGCGACGCCGATTCCGCCGCCGCACCGACGATGACACTGACCCAGCTGCTGGCCGTACCGCGGCGGCGGTGGCGCTGGGTGCTGGCCTGCGCGCTGCTCGGCGTCGCCGCGGTCGCCGGCTACCTGACGCTGCTGCCCGCCAGGTACACCGCGACGGCCGTGGTGACCGTGCGCGCGGTGGTCACCGACCCGTTCAGCTACCCGGGCCCGGGCGCCGACCGGGCGGTCAACATGAACGTGGAGACCGGCATCGCCACCGGCAGCCGGGTGGCCGACGCGGTCGCGAAGGCGACCGGACGCGGCCGGGCCGCGGTCGACGACGCGCTCACGGTCGAGGTACCGGTGGGCGGTCAGGTGCTGCGGTTCGAGTACGTGGCGGACAGCTCGGCCGACGCGATCCGCGGCAGCAACGCCGCCGCTCGCGCCTACCTGCAGGTGCGCCGGGACGACTACCGGGACCAGCAGCGGCGCCGGCTGGCCGCGTACGACGCCACGCTGAAGAAGCTGAACGGCAAGCTGGACAGCGCGGAGAAGGCCGCGCGCAGGGACGGCGATCTCGGCCAGAACGGCAGTACCGGCAACGACACGACCCGCGCCCTCAACGACCAGATCAGTACCGTCACCGAGCGGCGCGCGGACGTGGCCGCGATCGACCTGACCCCGGGCACGCTGACCAGCCCGGCGGCGGCTCCGGTGCCGTCCAACCACGACCGGCCGTTGCTGTTCGGGCTGGCCGGGCTGCTCGGCGGCGCGCTGCTCGGTGCGGCGGTGAGCTTCGTCCGCGAGTCCACCGACCGCCGGGTCCGCGGCGCCGCGGACGTGCCGATCGCCACGGCCGCACCGCTGCTCGGGGTGGTACGCCGGGGCAACCGGACGCCGGCCCGGGCCCGGCACGCCGACGTGGACCACGTGGCGCTCGCGGTGGCCCGGCTCGGCGCCGATGGCCGGCCGGTGATGCTGCTGTCGGCCCGCGACGACGAGGGGCGGGCCGACCTGTCCGCCGACGTGGCGGTGGCGCTGGCCGGCTTCGGCCGGGACGTCTTCCTCGGCGACGTGGTCGGCACCGGCACCGAACTGTGCGCCCGGGTTCGCGGCGCGTCGACCGGCCGGCCGCGCGACTCGGTGCGGGTGGACCCGTCCGCCGATGCGAACACCCCGACGCCGGAACGGATCGCGGCCCAGCGTGCCACCGCCGGCCAGCGCACCGGTACCGACCACGCCACGGCCGAGGCCGCCGCGGACCTGACCGACACGGTGCAGCTGCCGGCGATGCGGCTGGCCGAGGGTGGCATCGAGCGAGCCGCGGTGCGGGTGCCTGTCAACGGCACCCCGCGGCGCATCGTCAGCATCCGCCCCGACTCCGACGACGCGTTGACCGCCCGGCCGATCCCGGTGGTACCGGTCGGCAAGGGCACCGTTGCCGTCGGACCGGCCGGCGCCGCACCGGACGACGCCGGGCTGGTACTGCTCGACGCGCCGCCGCTGGACGACGACGCCCGCGGGGTCCGGATGCTCGCCGACGCGGCCGCCGTCCTGGTCGCGGTGCCGCACCGGACCAGGCTGGCCGAGCTGCGCCGCGCCGCCGACCGGCTCGCCGCCGCCGGCTGCCCGGTGTCCGGCGTGGTGCTGGTCCGGGGCCGGCCGTGA
- a CDS encoding acyltransferase produces MRADTGAAPVTVNPPERYALAARAPGAVRALYAARRAWYRLRYRRLTIGAGVQIRGRIRLRRGVTVTIGDRCRINKHVRFAGTGRITVGPDTLLNDSWIGCWSTVTVGARCLLSDCQIVDNDFHHVDPARRHDPPDASTKAPISIGDNVWIGSNAMVLKGVSIAADSVVGAACVVRSDVPARCVVIGNPQQVVKRFDV; encoded by the coding sequence ATGAGAGCCGACACCGGCGCGGCGCCGGTCACCGTCAACCCGCCGGAGCGGTACGCGCTGGCGGCCCGGGCACCGGGCGCGGTGCGCGCGCTGTACGCGGCCCGCCGTGCCTGGTACCGGCTGCGCTACCGGCGCCTGACGATCGGCGCCGGGGTGCAGATCCGCGGCCGGATCCGGCTGCGCCGCGGGGTGACGGTCACCATCGGCGACCGGTGCCGGATCAACAAGCACGTCCGCTTCGCCGGTACCGGGCGGATCACGGTCGGGCCCGACACCCTGCTCAACGACAGCTGGATCGGTTGCTGGAGCACCGTGACGGTCGGCGCCCGCTGCCTGCTGTCCGACTGCCAGATCGTGGACAACGACTTCCACCACGTCGACCCGGCCCGCCGGCACGATCCGCCGGACGCGTCGACGAAGGCGCCGATCTCGATCGGCGACAACGTGTGGATCGGCAGCAACGCGATGGTGCTCAAGGGCGTGTCCATTGCAGCCGACAGCGTCGTCGGCGCGGCGTGCGTGGTCCGGTCCGACGTGCCGGCGCGCTGCGTGGTCATCGGAAACCCGCAACAGGTGGTCAAGAGGTTCGATGTCTGA